tttttattaacattttaacattatgaaatataacaaaaaatctaaaaatgtgcCCCAAacttttatgtgcatttttacaaattattataGAACAAACAACTGTGAAACCACAACCCAGGTTCAGAAATCAGCCCTCCAGAATATCCCCAAGTGTCCTCACTCAATCACAActactctctttctcttagaAGGACTTGTGGTATTTAtttcctagctttttttttttttaatagttttaccAGAACATTTGTATCCATATATAGTACAGGTTAGTTCTGCATGTTTTGAATTCTATATCAATAGGATTATGGTCTGtgtattcttttgtctttttcactcAACACTATGTTGGTGAGATTTACCATGTTATTAGGTATAGCTGCAGCTCCTTCACTTCCattgctgtgtaatattccattgtgtgactGTACCATAATACATTCTGCTGCTGGTGGTTATGTGGGCTGTTTCTAGTTTTGGGCAGTTACGAATGTTACCACTATAAGCATTCTTGTATGAGTGGCCTGCTGCCTAAATGTATACATTTCTGTAGGGCTTATATTTAGCAGTGCAAATGCTGGTTCATAGGGCATGTTCAACTTTAACAGTtttaccaaactgttttccaaaggagAGACATAGCCTCTACCAGCAGGGCTTGtgttctccacatctttgccaacacttggtatctTCAGACTTTTAGAGATGGCTCTCTGCTGGGTGGGTGGTTATAGCCCCCTTCATCTGTGTAATAGCTGAAATGTAAAGAAATCAtttggtaaaattttttttaatgtatgctgTACAAAATGATTCCCTGGTATGTCAGTTTAATATTTTTCGTAAGTGGGGGTTGTTGTAGTTCAGGCAGCCAAGCTGAGTGGCAGTAGCAATGGCCAGCAAAGCAGGATTAGGAACCTGACCACCTTTTAGCCCCTTCTAGTACAGTCTCTGCCCCTTGCTTGGCTTGAGCCAGGCTGGGGTCTCCCAGAGGCATCCTCTGGATTGTGGGGAGAAGCCTCCATGTTGTGGTACAGCTGAGCTAGACTccatcctgcctgcagctcagaGCCTGGCAATGCCGTTTGGGTGTGTGACTCTGGGCGATAAGAAGAACTATAACCAGCCGTCGGAGGTGACTGACAGATATGATTTGGGACAGGTCATCAAGACGTGAGTGCTGGGTCTGGTGGTGGAGGGTGGGTGGGCAAGGGCTGGTGAAAGGGGAGCAGAGGGCTGCTCACACTGAGGCCAGGGCTGAGTGGGGTGCTTGCCGGCTGCAGTGAGGAGTTCTGTGAGATCTTCCGGGCCAAGGACAAGACGACGGGCAAGCTGCACACCTGCAAGAAATTCCAGAAGCGGGACGGCCGCAAGGTGCGGAAGGCAGCCAAGAACGAGATAGGCATCCTCAAGATGTGAGTGTGAGGCCTAGGGGTAGGGTGGCATAAAAGGTAGCAGAGAAGGGTTTCAAGGGCAGGTGGCCTCAAGCAGTACCAGCCTCTGGGCAGTTAGTTTGCTGTGGCCCACAGTGGCAACCAGAGCCTCTCTTAGGGGTTTACCCAGCCCTGACTATTGGTCCCTCTCTCTGTTGCCAGGGTGAAGCATCCCAACATCCTGCAACTGGTGGATGTTTTTGTGACCCGCAAGGAGTATTTCATCTTCCTGGAGCTGTGAGTGTGGGCCTGGGGTCTCAGGATTCCTCAGTCCCCAGGGCCTTTacttcctctgccttctgctaCCAGGGAAAGCTCCCTTTCTGGACCCACAGGGTCCTGGGTCCCTGTGTCTTGCCCAGCCAGCTTCCTGGTGTAGGCAGCCTGCCCAagtcctcctgccccacccccgaTCCTGCCCACGCCGGGCTCAGGGGCTGGTGTCCCTCAGGGCCACGGGGAGGGAGGTGTTTGACTGGATCCTGGACCAGGGCTACTACTCGGAGCGAGACACGAGCAACGTCGTGCGGCAGGTCCTGGAGGCTGTGGCCTACTTGCATTCACTCAAGATCGTGCACAGGAACCTCAAGGTGAGGCCAGGAACCAGGTCTGTTGGCAGCCAGCCTAGGGCTGACGTGGGCTGCACCTTGGGGTCTGAGTTCTAGCCTCTGGGGTCCTCATGGAGTCTTTCTCTGCTCACCCACATGTCATGCCTGCCCGGAGCAGTTGGAGAACCTGGTTTACTACAATCGGCTGAAGAACTCAAAGATTGTCATCAGTGACTTCCACTTGGCTAAGCTAGAGAATGGCCTCATCAAGGAGCCCTGTGGGACTCCCGAGTACCTGggcaagcagggggtggggcaggaacaggggcagggtgggagatAGTCTTCAAGCAGTGGCTCTCGGTAGGGGGGGAAGGAATTCTCTAGCCTGGGAATGGGTGTGAGTGGTACCAGGACTGGCCAGGCCTGATACTGACCATTAGATGGACACTGTGTTTGCAGCCCCAGAGGTGGTAGGACGGCAGCGGTATGGACGCCCTGTGGACTGCTGGGCCATTGGAGTCATCATGTACATCCTGTGAGTGATTGGGCAGGCAAGCAGGTTTGCAGCCaggctgggttttttttaatccatggcCTTCCAGGGTGACCCTGACCTTTGGCCCCCATGCAGGCTTTCAGGGAACCCACCTTTCTatgaggaggtggaggaagaCGACTATGAGAACCATGACAAGAACCTCTTCCGCAAGATCCTGGCTGGCGACTATGAATTTGACTCTCCGTATTGGGATGACATTTCACAGGCGGGTGAGGAGGTGCCCAGCAtgtgggtggagggaagggtTGGTGTGGGGGATCTGCTTTCAGCCTTCTCTGCTGGACTCTGCTCCCACATCCCAGCCCATTCATCACCCCTAGACAGTGAGATGAGGTACCCATGCCTATCCTCTCTCTGGCTTTGTCCCCAGCCAAAGACCTGGTAACAAGGCTGATGGAGGTAGAGCAAGACCAGCGTATCACCGCAGAAGAGGCCATCTCTCATGAGTGGTGAGTAGGGCCCATGGAGGATAGGAGAGGCTAGGTTTCTCTAGACCTTTGTCCTCCTCAAATCTAGTAGCCTCCATCCTTGATACTTtgtgtgggggttgggggtgcccAGAGCTCAGGCCAGAGGGCCTGCCTCATAATCTCTGGATCTTAAAAGAATAGGGCTGGGCAGTCTCCATGAAGGCCTGTACCCCCTCAGATCCAGAAGCACTTGCACCCTTTCTAGGATTTCTGGCAATGCTGCTTCTGATAAGAACATCAAGGATGGTGTCTGCGCTCAGATTGAAAAGAACTTTGCCAGGGCTAAGTGGAAGGTAAGGCTTGGATGACTCCCTTTCCTGGACTGATCCCAAGTGTTCCTTCTGGCACACACAGTTTCCTGCTATATCACACCCCTGTAGCCACACATAGGCATTTCTTCCACTGTCACTACCGTCAACGAGTGTGCTGAACAGTTGGGTCCCTGGTCTAGTCCCCTGGGGTGGTCAGAGGCAGCTAGGGGTGCCATGGAATGGTCTGGCTTTGGCTCTTGCCAAGGAATGGATCCGGCTTCTATAAGCCTCACTCTGGGCCTCTCCACTACCCTCCTTTCAGAAGGCTGTCCGAGTGACCACCCTCATGAAACGGCTCCGGGCACCAGAGCAGTCCAGCACAGCTACAGCCCAGTCTGCCCCAGCCACAGACACTGCAactgctggggctgcaggtggggccCCAGCTGCAAGTGGAGCTGCCCCAGCCCTTGGGGGTGGTGCCACCTCAGCTATGGCAGGTGATGCTGCTCTTGCCGCAAAGAGCGATAATGTAGCCCCTGCAGACCGTAGTGCCACCCCAGCCACCGATGGCAGTGTCACCCCAGCCACCGATGGAAGTACCACCCCAGCCACTGATGGGAGCATCACCCCAGCCACTGATGGGAGCATCACCCCGGCCACCGATAGGAGTGTTACTCCAGCCACTGATGGGAGAGCCACACCAGCCACAGAAGAGAGCACCATGCCCACCACCCAAAGCAGTGTCACACCAGCCACCAAGGCAGCTGGCACCCCTGAGCCGGCTTTGGCCCAGCCGGACAGCACAGCCCCTGGGGGCGCAACAGGCCAGGCTCCACCCTCTAGTAAAGGGGAAGAGGCTGCTGGCTATGCCCAGGAGTCTCAGAGGGAGGAGACCAGCTGAGTGGGCAGGCTGGtgtggggcagggggcgggcaggagggtgggagagTGGATGAGGGGCTTCTCACTGTACATAAGAGTCACTGGCATGATGCCCTtgctcccccctgcccctgcctcccagtGTGAGGCATGACTGGGGGCCACGGGAGAGCAGTCTCATCtcctgtgtgtatgtgcgtgAGTGGTGGGCAGGCCAGAGGCAggaccagccccagcccctgcatgGATCCCTTGTGGCTTTTCTGTCTTTTGCTAGCTTCACCAGTTTCTGTTCCTTGTGGGATGCTGCTCTAGGGATACTCAGGAGGTCCCtgctcccctttcccttcccttcttgccTCATAATTTCCCCAGGCAGGCCCTGCAGGCCCCATCCTCTCCCAGGCCCTAAACTTGGGTGGCCTTGCCCTGAGAGCTGGTCCTCCAGCGAGGCACTGTCAGCGGTCTTAGGCTCCTGCACATGAAGGTATGTGCCTGTGGTTTGTGGGCTGCTCTAGAATGGACACAGGCTGGCATAGAGAATGTAAAAATCTAGGGCAGTATGCTTTAAGACAAGACTGGTCGTATGGTTGGGGGCACTGCTTGGTAGTTTTGGGGGTCCTCAGAAGTGAATGAGAAGGAGTAGGGAGGGTAGAAACTTCCACCTTTGTCCCTGAAAAGTTCCTACTAATACCCTTGTGCTATTTCCTGCCATCCTGGGCTCTGCAGTGGGTTGCCCTGTGCCCTGAGCTTCATGAGCCTGTAAGGGGAAGGAGGAACAGTTGGGATGTGGCAATGAAAACTGGGAAGGCAGCATGCAGGCCGAATACCTAGCGTACCAGCCTACCTGGATCCTTACCCCAAGTCAAAGAGGGAGGGCTGATATCCTTGACTCTTCTCTGAAGGTATCCCTCAGGTTCAGGCTACAGTCCTCTCCATCCCAGGGGGTCTGCCACATGGCAGTGTCCCATAGTTTGATTTGGGGGAGGTTCACCCTTCACAAGGGCATATCTCTGCTCTCctaattcaaaaacaaaatagagaggAACCCCCCTCTGTCTGTGACCCATTTCCCCTTCTGTCAGGGCTTAGAGAGAGGCCCAGGTGCCTCTGAACTATGCTGAGTTGCTTTTTCTGGAATGAGGAAGTGGAATAAGGCTCCCCAGTTTCCTTTTGGAGGCTCCTGGCAGGTGCCCTTTGTCAGACCCCACCACAGCTTGGGCAGGCAGCCACACTGGTCCCGGCCTTTGCTCGGCACTCCAGTGGCAgtcctgcccttctccctgcatGCCTGTGGGTCTGCTCTGGTGTATGAAGGTCGGTAGGCTAACTGTGTGCCTACTGAACCTGGCAAATAAATGTCACCCTGCCAAAGCCTCTGGCCATCCTCTTGcctttgcttcctctctcttacttgggaggggcccctggaaggcagtggggagggaagaggctggGAGCAGGTTCACAGGTCTGTGCTCACTGCCATGAGGATTGCTTGGGCTGAGAGTGCAGATCATTCTTTACCACTGTGTATTCCTTGATTGTGTTGGCGGGCCCTCTGGACTCCAGAAATCCATGTGGGTGGTGGGTCCTGTCCTGGGCTTCTGCCAAGGAATAACCTCTGGACTGCTATTCTGACAAGTCCTGTTGAATAAGGAGCCCTTGTCTTGACTTAGATATACAACTGGAAATCACCACGGACCAGCCACCATAGGGAGAGACCTTGCCCATGGCCAAAGTGGGCTTCCTTGGGTTGGGGAAAGGGTGCAGGGTGGGAAGTGCACAAAGGTTCTGTGCTGCCCTTTGAGTTGATTCCTCCATCCTGTGAACAACACCTGTGCTTTCCACATAGGCCCAAAGAATTTCACTGTGGGTCTAATTCAGGTGGGATAAATCAGCTTTATATCATGGGGCTCTACAAAAGATTTCTTTTGGGATGAGGGTAGTAACACTGCTAAAAATAGTAAAGCATGAAAACCCCTAGGAAGACTTGTTCCAGTCGTGACTGGCCCAGGTGAATTCACCAAGTATGCTGCTCTTTCTCAGGGAAGACCCCAAAGATAACCTCTCTGATGTGGGAATCAGAAAAAGGGTTTGCTAGTTGTGAAGCATCTGGGCCTCCAAGATTCTTATCCCACTACAGTCTGGAGCCATGCCGATCATTCTAGGAACTAAAAGTTAAAGTCAGGGTTCTGGCCCTGCCGCCTTCAAACTGAGGGATCATCATGCCTTGCCTGGATAAAGCCAGAGTAAGCTTGGGGTGTCCTGAGGGATTAGGACCTGTGTCCATCTTTCTAGGATAACTCAGAGCCGAGGGCTGAGAGGGTGGAGCATTCTTTTGGTCTGTGGGAACTTCGGGTTTCCGGGCTTCCGGGCTTCCGGCGAGTGGTTGAGCACTGCCCAGAGCCCAGCGGGCCACACTCCATCGGGACCATCGTCCCATTCCCGTACGGCTTCGGTCTTCTCGACTCTCCCGAAGTGCAGAGAAGACTGCCCTGACAGAACAGGGCTGAGAGCAGAACAGCGCCTCGCACCGGATCTGACTTCGGACCGTAAAGCCGTGTCTTGCCCCAGAAAGGGGCCCGTGGCGCGGCGTAGCTGCTGCGGGTACTTGCTGAACCCTTCCGGGAGCCACAGGAGAGTTACCACTGACAAATCCAGTCTCGCGCTCAGCCCCGGGATTCTCTCCGGCCGTTAAGCCCCGCCCCCTGTGGTTCGTCCAATCCGGACCCAGCCTTCAGGCTCCGCCTCCATGTTTCTTATTACCACTTCCGGTCCGCTCCTGGAAGTTGCTCAGTGGAGCCAAATTTGAAGCCAGCCGGGACGCGGGCGCACGGCCGTGAAGCTGGACCGGCTGAGTTTTCCTTGCCCGCCTGTGCCCTTTTAGGCCCGTCATCATGCCTATCCGTGCGCTGTGCACCATCTGCTCCGACTTCTTCGACCACTCCCGAGATGTGGCCGCCATCCACTGCGGCCACACCTTCCATCTGCAGTGGTGAGtgaccgcagtggcggggccaggcCCTCTGCCTGGTACCGCTACAGGACTGTGGGGTGTCAGGTCTCCGAGTGGAGCCCGGACAGTGATAAAGACGGCACTAGTCGGAGCCCCACGGTCGGTCTCCGACCTGGGCAAAGGCGGATCAGggcaggcttcccagaggaggtgacagtTGAACTGAGTCCAGGGAAACAGAGTTGGTTCAGTGAAAATAAAGTAGGGGGCTCATTATTAGTACGAATGGAGGTGAAATTTCGCCAAATTAAcgaggccttttatttcttcgAGATTACCTGGTAGGCCTCTGACTATCCGATTTGTTGTGGTTTGCTTGATGGTTTGGGATTATTCTACCCAGAGTCATCTCGTTGGCCAGACATCCCAGTGTATTCACTGACACGAAGAAACCCGAGTTAATATGGAAGGGCAAGGAGGTGCTCTCTGATCAAGCCGTCCTGCTGACCCTTTGAATGTACAGCTGATGAGGAAAGATCCTCGAGCAGCTGTggactgccccccccccgccccttttaagagtcttatttattcattcatgagagacacagaaagagagaggcagagacataggcagagggagaagcaggctccatgcagggagcccgacgagggactcaatcctggatcccggaatcacgtcctgagctgaaggcagatgctcaaccgctgagccacccaggtgccctggactggcccctttttaaaaatgaaatataattgacataccatattatattagtttcaggtgcacaacatactgattcaacaattctgtacattactcgaTGCTTACCACCATAATTGTGGTCACCATACAACAGTATTATTGAgcatatttcctatgctgtacaaGTCtgggttttttgcttgtttttttagtttttttttttttcaatatttatttatttattttttattttagagagcacaagcaaacaCACATGCCtaagagaggggaaggggcagagagagaatccagagggagactacctgctgagtggagagcccatgtgggggctctatcccaggaccctgagatcatgacctgagacgaatcAAGAATCtgccatttaaccaactgagccacccagacgcctctttatttgtgttttagattccacatataactgaaaTCCCTGACTTATAtatcatttagcataataccctctagctctatccatgttgtcccaaatagcaagatctcattcttttttatggccgagtaatattcctatgtgcgcgtgtgtgcatatacatgcTATACTTgcttccatatttggctattgtaaaagagcttcttttttttattgtggtaatttttaaaaaagattttatttatttattcatgagagacagagagagagagacagagacacaggcagagggagaagcaggttccatgcagggagcccaacgtgagactcgatcctgggtttccaggatcaggccctgggctgaaggcggtgctaaatcgctgagccacccgggatgcccatATTGTGGTAAATTATATATCACATAAcagttaccattttaaccatttttggaCTATCACAAAAGTTTACTTAACAAAGAAGTTCAATATGAAAATGTGTATGACTCaattttatatcataataaaatggACCCTTTGGACAGGGACATGTGAAAGCAATTGATTTCTCTGGTGAACACAGTCATTGTTTATACTCATTCCAAGGCTTCT
This window of the Canis lupus dingo isolate Sandy chromosome 20, ASM325472v2, whole genome shotgun sequence genome carries:
- the CAMKV gene encoding caM kinase-like vesicle-associated protein isoform X3, producing MPFGCVTLGDKKNYNQPSEVTDRYDLGQVIKTEEFCEIFRAKDKTTGKLHTCKKFQKRDGRKVRKAAKNEIGILKMVKHPNILQLVDVFVTRKEYFIFLELATGREVFDWILDQGYYSERDTSNVVRQVLEAVAYLHSLKIVHRNLKLENLVYYNRLKNSKIVISDFHLAKLENGLIKEPCGTPEYLAPEVVGRQRYGRPVDCWAIGVIMYILLSGNPPFYEEVEEDDYENHDKNLFRKILAGDYEFDSPYWDDISQAAKDLVTRLMEVEQDQRITAEEAISHEWISGNAASDKNIKDGVCAQIEKNFARAKWKKAVRVTTLMKRLRAPEQSSTATAQSAPATDTATAGAADRSATPATDGSVTPATDGSTTPATDGSITPATDGSITPATDRSVTPATDGRATPATEESTMPTTQSSVTPATKAAGTPEPALAQPDSTAPGGATGQAPPSSKGEEAAGYAQESQREETS
- the CAMKV gene encoding caM kinase-like vesicle-associated protein isoform X1 translates to MPFGCVTLGDKKNYNQPSEVTDRYDLGQVIKTEEFCEIFRAKDKTTGKLHTCKKFQKRDGRKVRKAAKNEIGILKMVKHPNILQLVDVFVTRKEYFIFLELATGREVFDWILDQGYYSERDTSNVVRQVLEAVAYLHSLKIVHRNLKLENLVYYNRLKNSKIVISDFHLAKLENGLIKEPCGTPEYLAPEVVGRQRYGRPVDCWAIGVIMYILLSGNPPFYEEVEEDDYENHDKNLFRKILAGDYEFDSPYWDDISQAAKDLVTRLMEVEQDQRITAEEAISHEWISGNAASDKNIKDGVCAQIEKNFARAKWKKAVRVTTLMKRLRAPEQSSTATAQSAPATDTATAGAAGGAPAASGAAPALGGGATSAMAGDAALAAKSDNVAPADRSATPATDGSVTPATDGSTTPATDGSITPATDGSITPATDRSVTPATDGRATPATEESTMPTTQSSVTPATKAAGTPEPALAQPDSTAPGGATGQAPPSSKGEEAAGYAQESQREETS
- the CAMKV gene encoding caM kinase-like vesicle-associated protein isoform X2, which gives rise to MPFGCVTLGDKKNYNQPSEVTDRYDLGQVIKTEEFCEIFRAKDKTTGKLHTCKKFQKRDGRKVRKAAKNEIGILKMVKHPNILQLVDVFVTRKEYFIFLELATGREVFDWILDQGYYSERDTSNVVRQVLEAVAYLHSLKIVHRNLKLENLVYYNRLKNSKIVISDFHLAKLENGLIKEPCGTPEYLAPEVVGRQRYGRPVDCWAIGVIMYILLSGNPPFYEEVEEDDYENHDKNLFRKILAGDYEFDSPYWDDISQAAKDLVTRLMEVEQDQRITAEEAISHEWISGNAASDKNIKDGVCAQIEKNFARAKWKKAVRVTTLMKRLRAPEQSSTATAQSAPATDTATAGAAAPADRSATPATDGSVTPATDGSTTPATDGSITPATDGSITPATDRSVTPATDGRATPATEESTMPTTQSSVTPATKAAGTPEPALAQPDSTAPGGATGQAPPSSKGEEAAGYAQESQREETS